One window from the genome of Gavia stellata isolate bGavSte3 chromosome 10, bGavSte3.hap2, whole genome shotgun sequence encodes:
- the ZNF281 gene encoding zinc finger protein 281, producing the protein MKLGSGFLGGGGSKRAAAMEPTFPPGMVMFNHRLPPVTSFTRAAAPPPAAQHPPQCVLPPASASSTAAAEPPAPPPPQDMTFKKEPAGAFPSAPSSSQRSPWGFLQSLVSIKQEKPSEQEEEEQPQHHHHYGGLFGGAGEERPPGLGSSSGEGTGQSVIQDLSLLHHLHQHPHRDLLLSGRGEGAPGSSGEPKHDAQVKKAKRPKPETQGIKAKRKPSASSKPPLVGDAEGAIASPSQKPHVCEHCSAAFRSSYHLRRHVLIHTGERPFQCSQCSMGFIQKYLLQRHEKIHSREKPFGCDQCSMKFIQKYHMERHKRTHSGEKPYKCDTCQQYFSRTDRLLKHRRTCGEAIGKAGAGMEPGSSNNMGSLTALSQGNTSSSRRKSKTKSISTENKGNKCSSKVTESQVTSNVAMPNYAVDIPIVSSSGGLVGTGVDELQKKVPKLVLKKGSRKQADKNYLNFVSPLPDILGQKPLSGKQSGSLGLVANTGVETIGLLQSTGGKPGQISSNYDDAMQFSKKRRYLQTASSNSAFSINVGHMTSQQSVIQSAGVSVMDNEAPLSLIDSASLNSEIKSCHDKSGIPDEVLQSLLDQYSHKSEGQKEDPFSITEQRVDLHTSGEHSEMVQEENLSPNSQTVSNDKASMLQEYSKYLQQAFERTTNSTGFAFGPSFQFVSLSSTLHNHTLFQDKQIYTTSPLECGFSQSVTSVLPTALPKPPFGMLLGSQPGFYLSALEATHQQLTPSQELDDLIDPQKNLETSSTYQSTSQKLTGQKEQKNLESSTSFQIPSQELSSQIDPQKDIEPRATYQIENFAQAFGSQFKSGSRVPMTFITNSNGEVDHRVRTSVSDFSGYTNMMSDVNEPCSTRVKTPTSQSYR; encoded by the coding sequence ATGAAACTCGGCAGCGGCTtcctcggcggcggcggcagcaaGAGGGCGGCGGCCATGGAGCCCACCTTCCCCCCCGGCATGGTTATGTTCAACCACCGCCTGCCCCCGGTCACCAGCTTCACCCGGGCGGCCGCGCCCCCCCCGGCGGCCCAGCACCCCCCGCAGTGCGTGTTACCTCCGGCCTCCGCTTCCTCCACGGCGGCGGCCGAGCCCCCGGCGCCTCCTCCCCCTCAGGACATGACTTTCAAGAAGGAGCCGGCGGGGGCTTTCCCCTCCGCTCCCTCCTCCTCGCAGAGGAGCCCCTGGGGCTTTCTGCAGTCCCTGGTGAGCATCAAGCAAGAGAAGCCTAgcgagcaggaggaggaggagcagccgcAGCACCATCACCACTACGGGGGTCTCTTTGGGGGAGCGGGGGAGGAGAGGCCCCCCggcctggggagcagcagcggGGAAGGAACAGGCCAGAGTGTGATTCAAGACCTCAGCCTTCTTCACCACCTGCACCAGCATCCCCACCGAGACCTGTTACTGAGTGGCAGAGGTGAAGGTGCCCCTGGGAGCTCGGGTGAGCCAAAGCACGATGCCCAGGTCAAGAAGGCAAAGAGGCCAAAGCCAGAAACTCAGGGAATCAAAGCCAAGCGGAAGCCAAGCGCTTCATCCAAACCCCCCCTGGTGGGAGATGCGGAAGGTGCTATTGCGTCCCCCAGTCAGAAACCTCACGTATGCGAACACTGCAGCGCTGCCTTCAGGAGCTCCTATCACTTGCGCAGACATGTGCTCATTCACACTGGGGAGAGGCCTTTCCAGTGCAGCCAGTGCAGCATGGGTTTCATCCAGAAGTACTTACTGCAGAGACACGAGAAGATCCACAGTAGGGAGAAGCCTTTTGGGTGCGACCAGTGTAGTATGAAGTTCATCCAGAAGTACCACATGGAAAGACACAAGAGGACGCATAGCGGAGAAAAGCCATACAAATGTGACACTTGtcagcagtatttttcaagGACTGATAGACTATTGAAGCATAGAAGAACATGTGGTGAAGCCATAGGTAAAGCAGGTGCTGGAATGGAGCCTGGATCATCAAACAACATGGGTAGCTTGACTGCATTGTCTCAGGGAAATACAAGTTCCTcaaggagaaaaagtaaaacaaaaagtatatccactgaaaacaaaggaaataagtGTAGCAGCAAAGTAACTGAATCTCAAGTTACAAGTAACGTGGCCATGCCAAATTATGCAGTTGATATTCCTATTGTGTCTTCCAGCGGTGGTCTAGTTGGCACAGGCGTAGATGAACTTCAGAAAAAGGTGCCAAAATTGGTCttgaaaaaaggaagcagaaaacaggCAGACAAAAATTACCTTAATTTTGTATCACCACTGCCAGATATTCTGGGGCAAAAACCACTGTCTGGGAAACAGAGTGGCTCTCTAGGCCTAGTAGCCAATACTGGTGTAGAAACTATTGGCCTTCTCCAAAGTACAGGTGGTAAACCAGGTCAAATAAGTAGCAACTATGATGATGCCatgcagttttcaaagaaaagaagataccTACAAACTGCAAGCAGTAACAGTGCCTTTTCAATTAATGTCGGACACATGACTTCCCAGCAGTCCGTCATCCAGTCTGCAGGTGTTAGTGTTATGGATAACGAAGCTCCATTATCTCTTATTGATTCAGCATCTTTAAATAGTGAAATTAAGTCTTGCCATGACAAGTCTGGTATTCCTGATGAAGTCTTACAGAGCCTTTTGGACCAGTACTCTCACAAATCAGAAGGCCAGAAAGAAGATCCTTTCAGTATAACTGAACAGCGTGTGGACTTGCACACCTCAGGAGAACATTCGGAGATGgttcaggaagaaaatttgAGCCCTAACTCTCAAACAGTTTCAAATGATAAGGCAAGCATGTTGCAAGAATACTCCAAATACCTCCAACAAGCCTTTGAAAGAACAACCAATAgcactggttttgcttttggacCCAGTTTCCAGTTTGTCAGCTTGTCTTCAACTCTGCATAACCACACTCTGTTTCAAGACAAACAGATATACACTACATCTCCACTTGAGTGTGGCTTCAGCCAATCCGTTACCTCAGTATTGCCAACTGCGTTGCCAAAACCTCCATTTGGGATGTTGCTTGGATCTCAGCCAGGCTTTTACTTGTCTGCTTTGGAGGCTACGCATCAACAGTTGACTCCCTCTCAAGAGCTGGATGATCTCATTGATCCGCAGAAAAACTTAGAGACTTCATCTACCTACCAGTCGACATCTCAGAAACTGACTGGccagaaggaacagaaaaacttAGAATCCTCAACGAGCTTTCAGATCCCATCTCAGGAGTTAAGTAGCCAGATAGATCCTCAAAAGGACATAGAGCCTAGAGCAACCTATCAGATTGAGAACTTTGCACAAGCGTTTGGTTCTCAGTTTAAGTCGGGCAGCAGGGTGCCAATGACTTTTATCACTAACTCTAATGGAGAAGTGGACCATAGAGTAAGGACTTCAGTGTCAGATTTCTCAGGGTATACAAATATGATGTCTGATGTAAATGAGCCATGTAGTACACGAGTAAAAACCCCAACCAGCCAGAGTTACAGGTAA